In the Ficedula albicollis isolate OC2 chromosome 22, FicAlb1.5, whole genome shotgun sequence genome, one interval contains:
- the TTI2 gene encoding TELO2-interacting protein 2 produces the protein MASLTPSPKAHIHTKSDPPNLAVFPKFSHIHGKMIPRREQDGAEPPGQDAALAAAAERAERVGAVFLLLLRKLEEARDQQSPGAATVGPGLRRVLGHAFIFAVTHKEQRPWSTAGSREVSQELLERLVRAAGCGSVEEFLRGKEGDEEGRFGAVMGILKQQLTKDTWKRNPASKHVFSWSLLRVRRPWLCPHLERVLPPALLLSDDFQEENKVLGVRCLHHIVLNVPGADLCQFNRAQVLFHALYNHLYSREPALIQAVLLCLLDLLPVLERCQRHQGQARATSHWDQVLQLLLSHMEAEHGLALRRVYAGTLPAFVSRLGILIVRHLKRLERVIVGYLEVSDGPKEEARLAILETLQCTIEHAWPRVPCRLPVLLKALLRLLWDVHTERGPTPEAVRAALLHRATQCLILLDHCCQGQVKELLQGVHSSCEENRVRECLRKVQEST, from the exons ATGGCATCACTGACCCCCAGCCCCAAGGCGCACATACACACCAAGTCGGACCCCCCCAATCTCGCCGTTTTCCCCAAATTTTCGCACATCCATGGGAAGATGAT cccgcgccgggAGCAGGACGGGGCCGAGCCGCCCGGGCAGGACGCGGCGCTGGCCGCAGCGGCGGAGCGAGCGGAGCGCGTTGGCGCcgtgttcctgctgctgctgcggaAGCTGGAAGAAGCCAGGGACCAGCAATCGCCCGGGGCGGCCACTGTGGGGCCCGG gTTGCGGCGGGTGCTGGGACACGCGTTCATCTTCGCCGTCACGCACAAGGAGCAGAGGCCCTGGAGCACGGCCGGGAGCCGGGAG GtgtctcaggagctgctggagaggctggtCCGCGCTGCGGGATGCGGCTCCGTGGAGGAATTCCTGCGGGGAAAGGAGGGGGATGAGGAAGGAAGATTCGGAGCGGTGATGGGGATCCTGAAGCAGCAGTTGACCAA GGACACCTGGAAGCGGAATCCCGCCTCCAAGCACGTGTTCTCCTGGTCGCTGCTGCGCGTCCGCCGGCCCTGGCTGTGCCCGCACCTGGAGCGGGTCCTGCCGCCCGCGCTGCTCCTCTCCGATGACTTCCAGGAGGAGAACAAAGTGCTGGGCGTGCGCTGCCTGCACCACATCGTGCTCAACGTG ccaggagcgGATCTGTGCCAGTTCAACAGGGCCCAGGTGCTGTTCCACGCCCTCTACAACCACCTCTACTCACGGGAGCCTGCTCTCATCCAG gcggtgctgctgtgcctgctggacCTGCTGCCCGTGCTGGAGCGATGCCAGAGGCACCAGGGCCAGGCCAGGGCCACCTCCCACTGGGaccaggtgctgcagctgctgctgagccacaTGGAGGCTGAGCACGGGCTGGCACTGCGCAGGGTGTACGCAGGGACCCTGCCTGCCTTCGTCAGCAG ACTCGGCATCCTCATCGTGAGGCACCTGAAGAGGCTGGAACGAGTCATCGTGGGCTACCTGGAGGTCTCTGATGGCCCCAAGGAAGAGGCCAGGCTGGCAATCCTGGAGACTCTGCAGTGCACCATAGAGCATGCCTGGCCCAG GGTGCCCTGcaggctcccagtgctgctcaaggccctgctgaggctgctctgggacGTTCACACAGAGAGGGGCCCCACCCCAGAGGCTgtcagagctgccctgctgcacagggCCACCCAGTGCCTCATCCTGCTGGACCACTGCTGCCAGGGCCAGGTGAAG gagctgctgcagggggtgcacagcagctgtgaggagAACAGGGTGCGGGAGTGCCTCAGGAAGGTGCAGGAGAGCACCTGA